Proteins from one bacterium genomic window:
- a CDS encoding RNA methyltransferase has translation MILTSLQNPKLKALRALHTRKGRKQAGLFLLETTKLVQEALKSGWPLVEAFVTESWLAKYGTLDGVPTTLVAERLFDQLVTTETPEGVVAIAKIPAPAATVPVPENAFFVVADSLQDPGNLGTVIRTADAVGASAVLVGPGTVDPYSPKAVRATMGSLFHLPVLVRPSLEDDLSRLKAQGVAVYATALRTDRSLYDLDLKGKVAWLVGNEGAGLSDEMIGLATEAVSIPMPGQAESLNAGIATAVCLYETLRQRRP, from the coding sequence TTGATCCTCACCAGCCTCCAGAACCCCAAGCTCAAGGCCCTGCGCGCCCTTCACACCCGCAAGGGCCGCAAGCAAGCGGGCCTCTTCCTCCTCGAAACCACCAAGCTCGTCCAGGAAGCCCTCAAGAGCGGCTGGCCGCTCGTCGAGGCCTTCGTGACCGAGAGCTGGCTTGCGAAGTACGGCACCCTCGACGGCGTCCCGACGACGCTGGTCGCCGAGCGCCTCTTCGACCAGCTCGTGACCACCGAGACCCCCGAGGGGGTGGTGGCGATCGCCAAGATCCCCGCCCCCGCCGCCACGGTGCCCGTGCCCGAGAACGCCTTCTTCGTGGTGGCCGACAGCCTCCAGGATCCTGGCAACCTGGGCACCGTCATTCGCACCGCCGACGCGGTGGGCGCGAGCGCCGTCCTGGTGGGACCCGGCACGGTCGATCCCTACTCACCCAAGGCGGTGCGCGCCACCATGGGCTCGCTCTTCCACCTGCCGGTGCTGGTGCGCCCCTCGCTGGAAGACGACCTGTCACGCCTCAAGGCCCAGGGGGTCGCCGTCTACGCCACCGCGCTACGGACCGACCGCTCGCTCTACGACCTGGACCTCAAGGGCAAGGTCGCCTGGCTCGTCGGCAACGAGGGCGCGGGCCTCTCGGACGAGATGATTGGGCTTGCGACCGAGGCCGTCTCCATCCCCATGCCGGGCCAGGCCGAATCGCTCAACGCGGGGATCGCAACCGCCGTCTGCCTCTACGAGACCCTGCGCCAGCGCCGTCCCTGA
- a CDS encoding STAS domain-containing protein, with the protein MEAFRQSVETAGDITFVKAEGFVDAHTAPQLERLLNDLVAQQHYKVVLDCKHMDYISSAGLGVLMGAISNFRQNHGDLKVVQLPQKVFKIFDLLGFTKLFEIYDSRGEAIAAFQES; encoded by the coding sequence TTGGAAGCTTTTAGGCAAAGCGTCGAAACGGCTGGCGACATCACCTTCGTGAAGGCCGAGGGGTTCGTCGACGCTCACACCGCTCCGCAGCTCGAGCGCTTGCTCAACGACCTGGTCGCCCAGCAGCACTACAAGGTCGTGCTCGACTGCAAGCACATGGACTACATCTCGAGTGCCGGTCTCGGCGTGCTGATGGGGGCCATCAGCAACTTCCGGCAAAACCACGGCGACCTCAAGGTCGTGCAACTGCCCCAGAAGGTCTTCAAGATCTTCGACCTGCTCGGCTTCACCAAGCTCTTCGAGATCTACGACTCCCGCGGCGAGGCGATCGCCGCCTTCCAAGAGAGTTAA
- a CDS encoding SpoIIE family protein phosphatase, producing the protein MKLNRINAIAFWATATSLLLLALVTLLLATTSINRPFPGFVVLGNNTVDSIASARWTGFQRGIKQVDRVVAIQDKPIKTSAELRRMVASHPVGTPLKYTIERPEAGGFKTMTLVIPTQTFTPFDFVGFFMTFWVVGLFHIVVGILVSLVKPGDPIARAHFIFCMVFGGFALTNFDGLTTHVFTAFPHNPCFALIGAVALNLAFLVPRPVPLVQRHPWLIPLNLVAGLAFMAYIIASFHNPERWPQAFAALTFVSSATILLIPASSVWARLSATSTPQIKKQANIILWGALAAFFPAIVVNAVALLGITVPGSELTYFAMVLFPAAVAYTIVRHRLFDIDVIIKRTVTYSVMSVALAAAYFVLTLGIRSLFGTGGQMDPASIIATGVVVLLVAPLRDRTKVLVDKLFFRSGYDPARLLTDFGDRARETFDPQELLRAFASSLEHALHPTYVAVLIQDATGGQLVLRESRGLALSGGVVLDTADPALQALLTPRGPSISQDPIDLPGMPAATATPLRLKEELVGLVLVGPRKSDQPFNSTDRTLLMGLGQQLALWIKNAELFGQLAGQARLKRELEIAHEVQTGLLPTSLPAMHGVEFAATSIPALEVGGDFYDVIQVDEHRFGVLIGDVSGKGVPAALLMAMTLVIFRSIARGNPSAADVMAKANELIYLNRPSRKMFVTAFYAVYDSRDRTLTYANAGNPLPIGTSGRLEAKGVSLGMFPTATYDGNTAVIAPGELLVLYSDGVEDAISPSSEQFGEERLAEIVFANRKAAPKEVEERILETIRTFSEGSDQFDDITLVTLRAN; encoded by the coding sequence GTGAAACTCAATCGTATCAACGCCATCGCCTTCTGGGCCACCGCCACATCCTTGTTGCTCTTGGCGTTGGTCACCCTCCTGCTGGCGACGACTTCGATCAACCGCCCCTTTCCAGGGTTCGTCGTGCTGGGCAACAACACGGTCGACTCGATCGCGTCTGCCCGCTGGACGGGCTTCCAGCGCGGGATCAAGCAGGTGGACCGGGTCGTGGCGATCCAGGACAAGCCGATCAAGACCAGCGCCGAGCTGCGCCGGATGGTCGCCTCGCATCCCGTGGGCACCCCGCTCAAATACACGATCGAGCGCCCCGAAGCCGGCGGCTTCAAGACCATGACCCTGGTCATCCCCACCCAGACCTTCACCCCCTTCGACTTCGTCGGGTTCTTCATGACGTTCTGGGTGGTGGGCCTGTTCCACATCGTGGTGGGGATTCTCGTCTCCCTGGTCAAGCCCGGGGATCCCATCGCCCGTGCCCACTTCATCTTCTGCATGGTCTTCGGCGGCTTCGCCCTGACCAACTTCGACGGCCTCACCACTCACGTCTTCACGGCCTTTCCGCACAACCCGTGCTTCGCCCTGATCGGGGCGGTGGCCCTGAACCTCGCCTTCTTGGTCCCGCGGCCGGTGCCCCTGGTCCAGCGGCACCCTTGGCTCATTCCCCTGAACCTGGTGGCGGGCCTGGCCTTCATGGCCTACATCATCGCTAGCTTCCACAACCCGGAGCGCTGGCCCCAGGCCTTCGCGGCCCTCACCTTCGTCTCGTCCGCGACGATCCTGCTGATCCCGGCCTCCTCGGTCTGGGCCCGCCTGAGCGCGACGAGCACCCCGCAGATCAAGAAGCAGGCGAACATCATCCTGTGGGGGGCGCTCGCCGCCTTCTTCCCGGCGATCGTGGTCAACGCCGTGGCTCTGCTCGGGATCACGGTGCCAGGCAGCGAGCTGACCTACTTCGCGATGGTCCTCTTCCCCGCGGCCGTCGCCTACACCATCGTCCGGCATCGCCTGTTCGACATCGACGTCATCATCAAGCGCACCGTCACCTACTCGGTGATGTCGGTGGCGCTGGCGGCGGCCTACTTCGTCCTGACCCTCGGGATCCGGAGCCTGTTCGGCACTGGCGGCCAGATGGATCCGGCGAGCATCATCGCGACCGGCGTGGTCGTGCTCCTGGTCGCGCCTTTGCGCGATCGCACCAAGGTGCTGGTCGACAAGCTCTTCTTCCGCAGCGGCTACGACCCGGCGCGCCTTTTGACCGACTTCGGCGATCGCGCCCGTGAGACCTTCGATCCCCAGGAGCTGCTCCGCGCCTTCGCTTCCAGCCTCGAGCATGCGCTCCACCCGACTTACGTGGCGGTGCTGATCCAGGACGCGACGGGCGGCCAACTGGTGCTGCGTGAGAGTCGGGGCCTCGCCCTTTCGGGCGGCGTCGTCCTGGATACGGCGGATCCGGCCCTCCAGGCGCTGCTCACCCCTCGCGGCCCCTCGATCAGCCAGGACCCCATCGATCTGCCAGGGATGCCCGCGGCGACGGCCACCCCCCTGCGCCTCAAGGAGGAGCTGGTGGGCCTGGTGCTGGTCGGTCCCCGCAAGAGCGACCAGCCCTTCAACTCGACGGACCGCACCCTGCTCATGGGCCTCGGCCAGCAGCTCGCGCTCTGGATCAAGAACGCCGAGCTCTTCGGTCAGCTTGCCGGTCAGGCGCGTCTCAAGCGCGAGCTGGAAATCGCCCACGAGGTCCAGACGGGCCTCTTGCCGACCTCGCTGCCCGCCATGCACGGGGTGGAGTTCGCCGCCACCTCGATCCCGGCCCTCGAGGTCGGGGGGGACTTCTACGACGTGATCCAGGTGGACGAGCACCGCTTCGGGGTGCTGATTGGGGACGTGTCGGGCAAGGGGGTGCCGGCGGCCCTCCTGATGGCCATGACCCTCGTCATCTTCCGGTCCATCGCGCGGGGTAACCCCTCGGCCGCCGACGTCATGGCCAAGGCCAACGAGCTGATCTACCTGAACCGCCCCTCGCGCAAGATGTTCGTGACGGCCTTCTACGCGGTCTACGACTCGCGCGATCGCACCCTCACCTATGCCAACGCGGGCAATCCCCTACCCATCGGCACCAGCGGCCGCCTGGAGGCCAAGGGGGTGTCGCTCGGCATGTTCCCGACGGCGACCTATGACGGCAACACGGCCGTCATAGCCCCGGGCGAGCTGCTCGTGCTGTACAGCGACGGCGTAGAGGATGCGATCAGCCCGAGCAGCGAGCAGTTCGGAGAGGAGCGCCTCGCCGAGATCGTCTTCGCCAACCGGAAGGCCGCGCCCAAGGAGGTCGAGGAGCGGATCCTGGAGACCATCCGCACCTTCTCGGAAGGCTCGGATCAGTTCGACGACATCACCCTGGTGACCCTGCGGGCGAACTAG
- a CDS encoding ATP-binding protein, translating into MSDGCFEATFRSDTANLSRIRAFVREKAASMGFSSEAIDSIELAVDEACANVMEHAYPQHSQNVGLHLSIQTDPHAFTVVIADRGSTFDPIAVPPPNLDQHLAEFRVGGLGIFLMRSLMDHVDYHIQPGFKNEVRLVKYLSTAKP; encoded by the coding sequence ATGTCCGACGGCTGCTTCGAAGCGACGTTCCGCAGCGATACCGCGAACCTTTCGCGGATCCGCGCGTTCGTTCGTGAGAAGGCAGCCAGCATGGGCTTCTCCAGTGAGGCCATCGACAGCATCGAGCTCGCGGTGGACGAAGCCTGCGCCAACGTCATGGAGCACGCCTACCCCCAGCACAGCCAGAACGTCGGCCTGCACCTCTCGATCCAAACCGACCCCCACGCCTTCACCGTGGTGATCGCCGACCGCGGCTCGACCTTCGACCCGATCGCGGTGCCGCCGCCCAACCTCGACCAGCACCTGGCCGAGTTCCGGGTGGGGGGGCTCGGCATCTTCCTGATGCGCAGCCTGATGGACCACGTCGACTACCACATCCAGCCCGGCTTCAAGAACGAGGTCCGGCTGGTCAAGTACCTGAGTACCGCCAAACCTTGA
- a CDS encoding valine--tRNA ligase codes for MSTAYEPAAVEPRWSDRWEALNVFKMDMDPAKKPFSIVLPPPNVTGSLHLGHATNGTIQDVLCRTRRMQGYGVLWQGGTDHAGIATQNVVERKLRNEEGKSRHDVGREAFIERVWEWKEQSGNTIVNQYRKMGASMDYSRLRFTMDEGYTKAVRKAFVHLYDKGLIYRGNRIINWCPRCLTSLSDLEVVYKESDSTLYHVQYALEDGSGSITIATVRPETILGDVAIAVHPEDERYAAMVGKKVRVPMTDRLVPVIADTHVEREFGTGALKITPAHDPADYEIGQRHGLPSIDVMTPEGTMSEAAGAEWAGMDRFEARQVAAKRLRDEGVLVKEEAYRNNVTHCDRCSTVIEPRLSDQWFVAMQQLAAPAIKVVEDGKVDFTPDRWKGVYLDWLRNIRDWCVSRQLWWGHRIPVWTCEDGHAHASVTDLTQCPTCAKPTEQDPDVLDTWFSSAMWPFATLGWPEKTPEFDYFYPTNVLSTARDIIYLWVARMVFMSMEFEHEIPFQDVVIHATILDAKGQRMSKSKGTGVDPLEIMGKYGTDACRFWFAGAGTSAQDVRYTEDKLEAGRNFANKLWNASRFVLMNLPQGFKTDVAQVAPERLDIADRWILSRLQHTVQTVTEAVDAFALSDATTALYEFVWSEFCDWYLELAKPRMREGDEAVKAVLREVLSTVLRLLHPFMPFITEEIYAQLVAQELVAPTETLLATQWPADQASLRNEAVEAEMALVMEVIRTVRNMRAELGVPPAKKAERLVIFGKQHELLARMKDTIGHLTRSEAVEVGAEPVEIAQAASGVAGENTILLPLEGLLDIQKEVERLKKEQGQLTGERQRLEGQLSNEAFVSKAPAHVVDKLRTRMGEVDAQLTTLAQQIERWA; via the coding sequence ATGTCTACCGCTTACGAGCCCGCCGCCGTCGAGCCCAGGTGGAGCGATCGCTGGGAGGCGCTCAACGTCTTCAAGATGGACATGGATCCGGCCAAGAAGCCCTTCTCCATCGTCCTGCCCCCTCCGAACGTGACCGGCTCCTTGCACCTGGGCCACGCCACCAACGGCACCATCCAGGACGTGCTGTGCCGCACGCGCCGCATGCAGGGCTACGGCGTCCTCTGGCAGGGCGGTACCGACCACGCCGGCATCGCCACCCAGAACGTGGTCGAGCGCAAGCTCCGCAACGAAGAGGGCAAGAGCCGCCACGACGTGGGCCGCGAGGCCTTCATCGAGCGGGTCTGGGAGTGGAAGGAGCAGTCCGGCAACACCATCGTCAACCAGTACCGCAAGATGGGCGCGTCCATGGACTACAGCCGCCTGCGCTTCACCATGGACGAGGGCTACACCAAGGCTGTCCGCAAGGCCTTCGTGCACCTCTACGACAAGGGCCTGATCTACCGCGGCAACCGCATCATCAACTGGTGCCCCCGCTGCCTGACCTCGCTGTCGGACCTCGAAGTGGTCTACAAGGAGTCGGACAGCACCCTGTACCACGTCCAGTACGCCCTTGAGGACGGCTCGGGCTCCATCACCATCGCCACCGTGCGCCCCGAGACCATCCTCGGCGACGTGGCGATCGCCGTGCACCCCGAGGACGAGCGCTACGCCGCCATGGTCGGCAAGAAGGTGCGCGTCCCCATGACCGATCGCCTGGTGCCCGTCATCGCCGACACCCACGTGGAGCGCGAGTTCGGCACCGGTGCCCTCAAGATCACCCCCGCCCACGACCCGGCCGACTACGAGATCGGCCAGCGTCACGGCCTGCCCAGCATCGACGTCATGACCCCCGAAGGGACCATGAGCGAGGCGGCCGGTGCCGAGTGGGCGGGAATGGACCGCTTCGAGGCGCGCCAGGTCGCTGCCAAGCGCCTGCGCGACGAGGGTGTCCTGGTCAAGGAAGAGGCCTACCGCAACAACGTCACCCACTGCGATCGCTGTTCGACCGTCATCGAGCCGCGCCTCTCTGACCAGTGGTTCGTCGCCATGCAGCAGCTCGCCGCTCCCGCCATCAAGGTGGTCGAGGACGGCAAGGTGGACTTCACGCCCGATCGCTGGAAGGGCGTCTACCTCGACTGGCTGCGCAACATCCGCGACTGGTGCGTCTCGCGTCAGCTGTGGTGGGGCCACCGCATCCCGGTCTGGACCTGCGAGGACGGCCATGCCCACGCCTCGGTCACCGACCTGACCCAGTGCCCGACCTGCGCGAAGCCGACCGAGCAGGATCCCGACGTGCTCGACACCTGGTTCTCGAGCGCCATGTGGCCCTTCGCCACCCTCGGTTGGCCTGAGAAGACCCCCGAGTTCGACTACTTCTACCCGACCAACGTGCTCTCGACCGCGCGCGACATCATCTACCTGTGGGTGGCGCGCATGGTGTTCATGAGCATGGAGTTCGAGCACGAGATCCCCTTCCAGGACGTGGTGATCCACGCGACCATCCTGGACGCCAAGGGCCAGCGCATGAGCAAGTCCAAGGGCACCGGGGTCGATCCGCTCGAAATCATGGGTAAGTACGGCACCGACGCCTGCCGCTTCTGGTTCGCCGGCGCCGGCACCAGCGCCCAGGACGTCCGCTACACCGAGGACAAGCTCGAGGCGGGCCGCAACTTCGCCAACAAGCTCTGGAACGCGAGCCGCTTCGTCCTCATGAACCTGCCCCAGGGCTTCAAGACCGACGTCGCCCAGGTCGCGCCCGAGCGCCTGGACATCGCCGACCGCTGGATCCTCAGCCGCCTGCAGCACACGGTGCAGACGGTGACCGAGGCCGTCGACGCCTTCGCGCTCTCGGATGCGACTACCGCCCTCTACGAGTTCGTCTGGAGCGAGTTCTGCGATTGGTACCTGGAGCTCGCCAAGCCCCGCATGCGTGAAGGGGACGAGGCGGTCAAGGCCGTGCTGCGCGAGGTGCTCTCGACGGTGCTGCGCCTTTTGCACCCCTTCATGCCCTTCATCACCGAGGAGATCTACGCGCAGCTGGTCGCTCAGGAGCTGGTCGCTCCCACCGAGACCCTGCTTGCGACCCAGTGGCCCGCCGACCAGGCGTCGCTGCGCAACGAGGCCGTCGAAGCCGAGATGGCGCTCGTCATGGAGGTCATCCGCACCGTCCGCAACATGCGTGCGGAGCTCGGCGTGCCCCCCGCCAAGAAGGCCGAGCGCCTGGTGATCTTCGGCAAGCAGCATGAGTTGCTCGCCCGCATGAAGGACACCATCGGCCACCTCACCCGCTCGGAAGCGGTCGAAGTGGGTGCCGAGCCGGTCGAGATCGCCCAGGCCGCCTCGGGTGTCGCCGGCGAGAATACGATCCTGCTGCCTCTCGAGGGTCTGCTGGACATCCAGAAGGAAGTCGAGCGCCTCAAGAAGGAGCAGGGCCAGCTCACGGGCGAGCGCCAGCGCCTGGAAGGCCAGCTCTCGAACGAGGCCTTCGTCTCGAAGGCTCCGGCCCACGTGGTGGACAAGCTGCGGACCCGCATGGGCGAGGTGGATGCGCAGCTTACCACCCTCGCGCAGCAGATCGAGCGCTGGGCGTAG